A region of the Chroicocephalus ridibundus chromosome 1, bChrRid1.1, whole genome shotgun sequence genome:
TGTGGGTAATTTTACTTCGTTGCAGAAAGACCACGCGAGTTCCTGATCCAGGCGCTGGAAAGGGTGAAGGCTGGAAAGCGGGCCGAGGGGGAGTACCCCTACCTCATGGACGAGGCCAACCTGGCCGCCATGTTCCAGCTGCTGGACGTTGTGGGGCAAGGCCACATCACGGCAGCGCAGTACAGGGAAGGTGCGTCTCACCTGAGCGGCAGACCACGCTAAAGGGCTTGTATTTGTTTGCACATGGAATTATTACAATGGTTTCAAAGCCAGGCATACGCGTAGTTTAAAAGCATCCGCACATCTGCCAACACACAACTTGGTAacttggaaagctgaaaaaaaaaaacttcatatGTTTAAGTTACGTTTGTTTAAGTTACGTATGTTTACCTTTTATTGTATCTAGGACACATTAAGATGTTAAATTAATCTTTCCAAGACTTGCATAGAAAATTCTTCTTCCCTAACTTTAGCTCTTAAAACTTTGGGACTGAGCACTGAAGATCTGCAGTTTGGAGAGGATGCGAATATCACACTGGATGTATTCAAGGAAGAAGTGTAAGTTTTATTGAAAGAtgggctgtgggttttttgaggggggggggatATGCACAGGCGATACTttactgagatttattttttatttacataactATATAATGAAAGGACTTCCTGGTTTAAGCTTAACCCCTTTACTTTGCCTGACCTTGCTGGGCTTGCTGTAACCTGAACCAAACTCCACCACCGCATTTTGCTCCACCTCATTGTCTTCCACCACCTCGGTTCCAGGATCCTCTCAAAGCAGCCCTCTCGGGTTACCCAGCCTCAGCGCAGACTGAGGGTTACCGGGGAGCCCAGGGGTTCAAACGCTCCTCTAGAAATGTGAGAGAGTGAAGAAGTGGTGTCCTCttttccagaggcagcagcacaccTGTACGTGAAACAAGCTCAAAGCTCAGCATTGTAATAATTTCTCATGGTAAAAGTCTGGTTCAGGGGGCAATTTTTTGGTAACTGTTGCAGTCACTGAAAGGTAACTGCAACTGATCATTCTCATTGCTACTTaactaaaattcttttttttctgtcttaggaagaaaaagatgctggagagctgggctgcGTATTAGTTTGAGCAGTGGTCTGCTATATATATTCAAAATAGGCATCTTGCTCAATTCTTCTGGTTTGTCAACTGATTTTTAGCAGTACTCTCTTTTTCTCACCTCcaacaccccccaacccccccgcccctgtTTGAACAAGGATAGGATATCCTGAAAAGGATAAATGACAAAAACTTGTTCATGTTTACCCGGCCCTGGAGGGGGATATTTTGAGAATTGCTTTTCTTAATACAATtaggtggttaaaaaaaacaaccctagaGATCTCTTTTACACAACTAAAATAGCATTTTCAAGTTTCCTCCTACAGTTTGTAGCTTACAGTAAGGGGCTGTTACTTGTTGGCTCATTACCATtgaataaaattaactttatGAGTTGAGCTGTTTCTTAAGTTGTTTTTTGAGCTtgtgttgtggtggttttttttttaaggaccaATTTCAGCAAGTTATGACAACTGCCCACAGTTAAAGAAAGGTGGCACTTCCAAgtaaaatgccattttcaaacTTACAACACAGTATTTATGCAATTTTTAaggagaagctttaaaaaaagaggactCTGGTACagccaaggaaaaaaagcctgaattagtatgaataaagaaaacaaagtgacaTACTCCTTCATACTCATTCATTCCCTCCTTCTGTGTTCTGCATATACACATTTTAATACACAACATCCATTGCCTGTGAGTTAGAGATGTAAAACATGTGTTTAAGTGAAGGTGGACCAGTGCATAAGGAAGAGTTGTCCATATTGTACAAAGGTGCGTTTCCACTGTAAATATTGCTTAGAATGATGTTACAGCACACAGCACTGACAAGGCAGACATACTCATTAGAGATGAAGAAAGTTTTAGCTTCTAAATGCAACGTCAAAGTGGCCGTGGAAAATAAGATCCGTGCAGTTCAAAACCAAGTCGGGagcattttggaatttttttggaACTGTATACAATAAGGCATAAGATTAGATTAAAGCAATTGTCCAGCATacagtactgaaaaaaattaacctaAGTATATTGCAACATATTAGCTTCACTTTTGTTTGAAATGAGTAATCTAGACCATGTTATGCACCATTTctgaagtctttattttcctgtatttggCCAACTAGCTCTCAAATTGAGAAGAATCTCAACATCCTTTTGAGCTAATTTGTAAACGCCAAGTTCATTTAGTGCTGCTGTTGCAGATGGCTGGTTTGGATTTAACGTTGGTTCATTTTCCGAAGCCGACTGTAGTACATCCTTCAGAAGCAAGGCAGAACCAACATTCAGGTTCAGGATAATGCAGGCTTCTTTTATGCTAGAGGAAAAAGTTGTATGGATCAATATGAGAAGCACCCATGAGATGATACACTTAATTTTGTGCACACAGTGATTAGCAAAAAAGTCTCCATGGACTTCTGAAAAGGATGAGAAGTATTGCACTGAGAAGTACTGCTTCAGATCAAAGCAAATAGTATACTTGTTCTTactctcagccttttccattttGCATGTGTATTCCGTAAGCATCAATATTTTGTCTTCCAGTGCTCAGCCTGGCTTTTGCTTCTCAAGTTTTCCACCAGtattaaaaacacagaacagaTTTTACCAGTGAACCTGTCTAGCTTTCCCTAACTACATTTTCCCCTAAGATAATTAGAAAGTTCTTATTCAGTATATTTTACAAGCACAGTTTAACAGACAGTTGCTAGAATCTGAACATTTTCCCTAATTAGTATCATTAGGGAACAAACAAATACCCTGTCTTTGCCACATTGTTTCTAGACTAAATATTTATTCATCTGGACGTTCACTTCTGAAATACCCATAGATCAGAAGGTTGCGCACTTACTGCTTGAAGTAGTTTTCTGGCCTCTTGCAGTAGTGTGAAAACAAAGGGAACAGATTTCTACTCATGTCAAACTGGAGTTGTGCTGCTCCTCCTTCATTGAAATGATTTGCCATAATTATCTACAAAGACAGAGGTGCATCTGCTGTTTAGGACTGTCACCGACACTTACACTGCACTGCACAGGTCACATTTTGCTGATACCTACTTCCTGATATATGTATAAATCCACTTTCTCGGCAAGCATTTGCCAGAAAATTTTGAACAGCGAGTGACACAGCTGCTGTTCCAATTGTAGCAAGCGGTCTCGTAGGGTCAACAACATTGGGCAAGCTGTGCTCGATAAAGACATTACTGCTTGCTCTGCTTGAGATGGTAAAGATAACCACCTGAAAGAAATTATCACACTGAAGTCattataatgaaattatttatatgaCAACTGAAGTTAAAATTATCCTTTAAAAGAATCTTACACATTTACAATGATTCAGAGAGAGCAAGGGAGTTCTCCTTTCCCATTTCAAATCTAAAAGTAACCACAGTCTAATGctatgtttaattttcatttaatattaaaCTCATGCTTTAGTTATAAATCTCTGTACATGCCATTCAAAGAAACCCCATCTAATCCAGAAAAATCACAGAGTTGTGTTCCTCTTACGAAGTACAAGAAATTCTACTCTGGAGCAAATATCCAAGAAGCCCTATGAATCTGTGAAGACAGAACAGTCATTAC
Encoded here:
- the EFCAB10 gene encoding EF-hand calcium-binding domain-containing protein 10, coding for MAAGERQCRDYLERHRIPELLHRLGALLLYHRPERPREFLIQALERVKAGKRAEGEYPYLMDEANLAAMFQLLDVVGQGHITAAQYREALKTLGLSTEDLQFGEDANITLDVFKEEVKKKMLESWAAY